AGAAATAAAAAAGGCAAGAGAAAATAAAATTCCAATGAAAAGACTTGGGAAGACTGAAGAATATGGACATCTGGCAGCTTTTCTGGCCTCAGAATATTCATCCTATCTCACCGGAACCAGCATTCCTCTGGATGGTGGGTTGAATAATACGTATTAAATTTAAAATTAAGTGAAAACCTGCAGCATCAGGATATTTTTGCTTTTTACTTTCATTGATTTTCCGTAGTTTCACTTTCCTTTAACAAAGAATACCATCACAGGCTTTTATGAAAAGAAACTTTATCAATTAGGAAGAATTATCCGATAAATTCTGGAACATTGAATGTTCAGGAAAACGACAGGCCATAACTTTTGGAAAAGCCGGAACAAAAGGCAGAGAAACCATTAAAGAATTTGCAGATGAAAATGAATGCATCAAAGAATCCGAAAAGCTGATTGCCCAGAAAATAAAAGAAAGGTTACACCGAAATTCCGGAAAACGGGGAGGTTCCTAAAAAGAAAGAACTTTCTGAAAATGAAAAAGCAGATATTTATTTCTGGGAAGCTATTGAGAAATCCAATAAATATAAAAAAGCCCACTGGAGTGAATATGATGTAGATGAACACATTGAAAACCTGACCGATCATTTATCGAAATTTGGAAAGGAGAGAATGATACTTTTCGAAAAAACACTGCAGGAAAAGCTGGCTGAATTGTATACAGCTAAAATAGCAGAACTCTCCATTATTCTTGAATCCGATTTTACAAATGAAAACGGAGTTTACACATTCGATAATTATCTTTCGGATGACGGATTTTTGTATTTCAGATGCTGGTTGCTGTTAAAAGGAAAAGAGCTTTTTGAAGATATAAAATCAAATATTCAGTCATTCGTAAACGGAAAATACAGTTTTGATATCGCAGACTGCTGGGCAGAAGGTTTGCTTTATGTTGCCGATGATGCGTATGCACAAAATCATGATGATGAAGAATCTATCATAAAAGATACGGTATATGAATTGTATCCTGAAAACGATTATGACGGTATGGAACGGAGCCTGAATCGTGAGCCCAAAGGCGGTGCCGATCTGCAGAAAATGTACCCGAAGCTGGTCAAAGAGATAGGTGAATTAAGAAGTATTTCAACTCCAAAATAATAAGCCTGCTTAAATTTAAAATCTTTTTTATTTTAAACTATTAAGGAACTTCAAAGACGGAGAACCTTCTGACCGGGAATAAACTTTTCTGAATTCTACGCTGATTTCAGACTGTAAAAACGGAAAATTCAAGATGGAGTAATAATTATTTTGGATATTCATGTAATAGTTCTCCAGTCCGGGTTGTCATACTATGTATTGAATTACATAGTATATGAAGCACTGGTCTTTTAAAAAATGGAACACCGTTTTAGGATGGGTACTGTTCACAATTGCGCTGATCACCTATCTTTCCACCATGGAGCATTATCTCAGTTTCTGGGATTGTGGTGAGTACATTTCCTCAGCAGTAAAACTTGAAGTAACGCATGCTCCCGGAGCTGCCTTATTCCAGATTGTGGGTTCTGTGGCCAGCATATTTGCAGCTGGAAATGAACAGAACTATGCCATTGTGATCAACGCAATGTCGTCGCTTTTTAGTGCATTTACCATTTTGTTTCTGTTCTGGACGATCACCCATTTCGTAAGAAGACTACTGAATAAAGATTTTGAAGAAATAACCCAGCATCAGAAGATTTCTATTCTTTTTGCAGGAGCTATAGGTGCATTATGCTTTACATTTTCAGATACGTTTTGGTTTTCGGCGGTAGAAGGGGAAGTATATTCCATGGCTTCTATGTTTATTGCACTTTTAGTGTGGCTGATCACCAAATGGGAAAATGAATACCTGGCCAAAGACAGTGAAAGATGGATCATCCTTATTTTCTTTGTATTGGGACTTTCAGTTGGGGTACACATGATGGGGATGCTTGCAGTTCCAGCCGTTTGTCTGGTGTATTACGCAAGAAATTACAAATTTACCTGGAAGAACTTTATCTGGGCCAATGCAATAACGCTTGGAATCCTGATCATTGTTTTTAAAATTATCTTCCCGCTGATCATGACGATGTTCGGAAGACTGGAAATATTCTTTGTGAACGGACTTGGACTTCCTTTCCACTCAGGTACGATTGCAGCATTTATTCTCATGATTCTCCTATCTTATTTCATGATTAAATATGCCAGGAAAGCAAAAAGAAATATCTATCAAACAGTGGCTTTGTCAGTAGTGTATATGATTATCGGTTTCTCATGCTGGATGGTCATTCCCATCAGAGCGAACGCAAATCCTCCGATGAACCTTAACGATCCGGATACTGCTATCGGTATGCTGGATTATTATAACAGAGAGCAGTATGGAGACTGGCCAACGATTTATGGACAGAATTACACTGCTTTCCTTGATGCCAACGGGATTGAAAAGAACGAAGACGGAAGTTTTAAGACCCAGAAAACAGGTGA
The Chryseobacterium sp. W4I1 DNA segment above includes these coding regions:
- a CDS encoding WGR domain-containing protein — protein: MTFGKAGTKGRETIKEFADENECIKESEKLIAQKIKERLHRNSGKRGGS
- a CDS encoding DUF4240 domain-containing protein produces the protein MEKSNKYKKAHWSEYDVDEHIENLTDHLSKFGKERMILFEKTLQEKLAELYTAKIAELSIILESDFTNENGVYTFDNYLSDDGFLYFRCWLLLKGKELFEDIKSNIQSFVNGKYSFDIADCWAEGLLYVADDAYAQNHDDEESIIKDTVYELYPENDYDGMERSLNREPKGGADLQKMYPKLVKEIGELRSISTPK